In a single window of the Perca flavescens isolate YP-PL-M2 chromosome 18, PFLA_1.0, whole genome shotgun sequence genome:
- the gpr63 gene encoding probable G-protein coupled receptor 63 has protein sequence MVHSTTVPLPEAGDTNASLSRLVTGLLNLSERPPMENVSAEPATPTAKAPASLRGVGLPLQVFFCFAMVAILLLALLGNMVVCLMVYQRSAMRSAINILLASLAFADMMLAILNMPFALVTVMTTQWIFGDVFCRVSAMLFWFFVMEGVAILLIISIDRFLIIVQKQDKLSPQRAKVLIVVTWGLSLVFCFPLAVGSPPLQIPPRAPQCVFGYSVEPGYHTYVLILLLVFFFVPFMVMLYTFMGILNTIRHNAIRIHSHTDSICLSQASKLGLLSLQRPFQMNIDMSFKTRAFTTILILFSVFTVCWAPFTAYSLVATFSDSFYHKDSFFQISTWVLWLCYLKSALNPLIYYWRIKKFRDACLDLMPKYFKFLPQLPGNTKRRIQPSAVYVCGEHRSVV, from the coding sequence ATGGTTCACTCCACTACTGTTCCCCTTCCAGAGGCAGGGGACACTAATGCCAGTCTCTCCCGCCTCGTTACGGGGCTGCTGAACCTTTCCGAGAGGCCGCCGATGGAGAACGTCTCCGCGGAGCCGGCCACGCCGACGGCGAAGGCCCCGGCGAGCCTGCGAGGCGTCGGCCTACCACTGCAGGTCTTCTTCTGCTTCGCCATGGTCGCCATCCTGCTTCTGGCCCTGTTGGGAAACATGGTGGTGTGCTTGATGGTGTACCAGAGATCGGCCATGCGCTCGGCCATCAACATCCTCTTGGCGAGCTTGGCGTTTGCGGACATGATGCTGGCCATCCTGAACATGCCCTTCGCCCTGGTCACCGTCATGACCACCCAGTGGATTTTCGGAGATGTTTTCTGTCGAGTTTCGGCCATGCTCTTCTGGTTCTTTGTGATGGAGGGCGTGGCCATACTGCTTATAATAAGCATAGACCGTTTTCTTATTATTGTCCAGAAGCAAGATAAGCTGAGCCCGCAGAGAGCTAAAGTGCTCATAGTGGTCACATGGGGACTCTCTTTGGTTTTCTGTTTCCCGCTGGCTGTTGGTTCCCCTCCCCTACAGATCCCTCCCAGGGCCCctcagtgtgtgtttggctACAGCGTTGAGCCTGGTTACCACACTTACGTATTGATCCTACTGCTAGTCTTCTTCTTCGTACCTTTCATGGTCATGCTGTACACGTTTATGGGGATCCTGAACACCATCCGCCACAACGCCATCCGCATCCACAGCCACACGGACAGCATCTGTCTGAGCCAGGCCAGCAAACTGGGCCTGCTGAGCCTCCAGAGGCCCTTCCAAATGAACATCGACATGAGCTTCAAGACCCGTGCCTTCACCACCATCCTCATCCTCTTctctgtgtttacagtgtgctGGGCGCCTTTCACTGCCTACAGTCTGGTAGCTACCTTCAGTGACAGCTTCTACCACAAAGACAGCTTTTTCCAAATCAGCACATGGGTCCTGTGGTTGTGCTACCTCAAGTCAGCCCTCAACCCTCTCATTTACTACTGGCGGATCAAGAAGTTCCGCGATGCCTGCCTCGACCTGATGCCCAAGTACTTCAAGTTTCTTCCTCAGCTGCCGGGCAACACCAAGAGGCGCATCCAGCCGAGCGCCGTGTACGTGTGCGGAGAGCATCGCTCTGTGGTCTGA